A genome region from Gopherus flavomarginatus isolate rGopFla2 chromosome 9, rGopFla2.mat.asm, whole genome shotgun sequence includes the following:
- the LOC127057858 gene encoding C2 calcium-dependent domain-containing protein 4C-like, translating into MWFLEKMKASPGNSNPLSPSFLGLQPGQMVPEKARVGATTFPNILTPDRIPEFCIPPRLTISFPHDRCLAEPSLHPPGTGDCGPSPFLPHLIQIESAEETSALDEDGSNSDPQSQAALSLPHFPKAQTSYGFCTLLESPHTRRKESIFHNDPCSSSLSSLMLPRSRANTYAGRGAASSLIAISSASARVPCKHPLLHRQGTGDSDTTSSTDSSPFSSPLLSRSPPRSCPLFKARSQERLLGRALRARNKSSMVRNNSLSTDESSSNDNSPNATRRSSEGLVESFHRRSFNLSHSTIFPLDLTCGRERLVGESTVLLDRGGLLRLSAEYCSDNRRLRLRLISAEGLYDASVEPKSINCSITFSLAPGKIQKQRSTVIKRSRNPIFNEDFFFDGIAEDDLYSFSVRMKATNKGSSLKRDSVLGESELSLVNLLSI; encoded by the coding sequence ATGTGGTTCCTGGAGAAGATGAAAGCATCACCTGGAAACAGCAACCCACTGAGTCCTTCCTtcctggggctgcagcctggtcAGATGGTGCCAGAGAAAGCCCGGGTAGGGGCCACTACTTTTCCCAACATTTTAACCCCAGACAGGATCCCAGAGTTCTGCATCCCACCCAGACTGACCATTTCCTTTCCGCATGACCGCTGCCTGGCAGAGCCCAGTCTACATCCTCCTGGCACAGGAGATTGTGGCCCCAGCCCATTCTTGCCACATCTCATCCAGATAGAAAGCGCTGAGGAGACTTCAGCCCTGGATGAGGACGGCTCCAACTCAGACCCGCAGTCACAGGCAGCGCTTTCCCTGCCCCACTTCCCCAAAGCCCAGACCTCCTATGGCTTCTGCACCTTGCTGGAGAGTCCCCACACCAGGAGGAAGGAGTCCATCTTCCACAATGACCCATGCAGCAGCTCTCTATCCAGCTTGATGCTGCCTCGATCCAGAGCCAATACCTACGCTGGCAGAGGGGCAGCTTCCAGCCTCATTGCTATTAGCTCTGCCTCTGCCAGAGTGCCTTGTAAGCATCCACTCCTGCACAGGCAAGGCACTGGGGACAGTGATACTACCTCTTCGACTGACTCGTCTCCTTtcagctccccactgctgagTAGATCTCCTCCCAGATCCTGCCCATTGTTCAAAGCTCGGAGCCAAGAGAGGCTGCTTGGCAGGGCACTGAGAGCAAGAAACAAATCCAGCATGGTAAGGAACAACTCCTTATCAACAGATGAGAGCAGTTCCAATGATAACAGCCCCAATGCAACCAGGAGGTCTTCAGAGGGGCTAGTTGAGTCCTTCCATAGGCGAAGCTTTAACCTGTCACATTCTACTATTTTCCCACTGGACCTTACCTGTGGCCGAGAGAGGCTTGTTGGGGAGAGCACAGTGCTTCTGGACAGAGGAGGATTGTTGAGACTGTCAGCTGAGTATTGTTCAGACAACAGAAGGCTGAGACTCCGTCTGATCAGTGCAGAGGGTTTATATGATGCATCTGTGGAGCCTAAAAGTATAAACTGCAGCATCACCTTCTCCCTTGCGCCAGGGAAAATTCAGAAGCAGAGAAGCACTGTTATAAAAAGAAGCAGAAACCCCATCTTTAATGAGGATTTTTTCTTTGATGGTATTGCAGAAGATGATCTGTACAGCTTTTCGGTGAGGATGAAAGCTACAAATAAAGGGAGTAGCTTGAAAAGAGACAGTGTGTTAGGTGAAAGTGAACTGAGTTTAGTGAATCTTTTATCCATCTAA